CAGAATAGGGCACCACCTTTCCTCTTTTTTCCGTTCTAGCTTTCTCCACCAATTCCCTGACTAGGGAGTTTCTGTACAAAGTTGAACGAGCCACTCCCAACTTTCGAGCTACAGACTGAAAGTCTACATCTTGTCCTGATGCCTTCATTTCATCTATAGCCACCTTCACAGCATCAAAAAGACCTTGCTTACCTCTCTTTTCCAACCTTATCAAGCTCTCCCTTACTGGCGCCTTCAAAAATGCTCCATTTTTCACTACATGTAGCATAACAACGAAAATGCTGGGCGTCAAGTTTTGAATACAAAATAAAAAAAGTGCGCCTAATCTGAAAATTTAGACTATATTGCTAACCGTTGCACAAATGGCTTACTTGGTATATAAAGTGTACTGGTCTGACCAGTTACGGGGGGATACTAATGCCACAAAGAAAGATCAAAGGCACTCGCATTTATGAACAGGTAGTAGAAGAAATAAAACGGTCCATTTCTTCAGGTGAACTAAAACCAGGTGACCCTCTGCCTTCAGAAAGGCAGCTAATGTCGGAAATGGGTGTAAGCCGAAGCTCTCTAAGAGAAGCGTTTCGAATCTTGGAATTGCTGGGCCTCATAGAGAGCATTCCCGGAAAAGGCCGATTCGTAAGAAAGCCCCGCCCGGAAAACAAGGACTTAAGCACTGTCCCCTTAGAGGACGAAGCGATCCTGGAGCTCATGGAGGCCCGTCGTATTTTGGATCCTGCTATTTGTAAAATAGCCGCCATGCACGCTCTTCCTTCAAACCTCACGCAAATTCGTAAGATTCTATCCAAGACTTCCCAAAACATTGAGAACCTCTCACAAAGGGCTAAACTGGATTACGATTTCCACCTTGCCCTAGCGGAAGCTACTCACAACTTCGTCTTCGTTAACGTGGTCAAAATGACCTTCAACCTCATAATGGCAACCCACGAACGAATATACTCCCTTTTGAACGACAAGGAGGCCTTTCTCAACGAGCACCAAGAAATATATGAGGCAATAATGGACCACAATGTGAATTTGGCCTCGGACCTTGCTGCCAAGCACATAGACCGAATCTACAAGACGTTACAGGAGGCAATGGCTAAATAAGCCAAAATTAAATACAAGAGAAAAACATGGAGGGGTGCAAAAATGAAGGAGAGAATTTTGAAGCTGTTCCCGGAAATCGATTGGATCGAAAACGAAGAGCTCAAGGATAAGGTTCTCAAAACCCTTGAGGACGCCTTGAGAATCGGAGGTTGGGAGCCAGAGGATATGGACAAGATTCCCTTTACTCTGCTCATCAAGGATTGCCCCGCTTCCCTCTTGACCCACTTCAGAGGAGTAACAAGGATGGCTAAGAAGGCCATGGAAGAGTTCAATGCCTTGTATGACTACAAACTGGACAACGATACCCTGATAGCAGGAGCAATACTTCATGACGTGGGCAAACTGGTGGAATACAAGCGCGACGCCGATGGCAAGGTCGTAAAATCCGATCTCGGCAAGGATCTCCGCCACCCATTTTCTGGTGTAGGACTGGCAATGAAAAACGATATCCCCTCTCCCATCTGCCACTGCATAGCAGTTCATGCGGGTGAAGGCGATGGAAGGCACAGGTCTCCTGAAGCAGTTGTCATAAACAAATGCGATTTCTTGAACTTCGAAACCCTTAAGTCCTTCATGGGACTTATTTAGGTATATCAAAAACAAATAAACGGAGGTGCATCTCCATGGGGAAGACGATGATCCAAAAGATCATCCAAAGGGCTTCAGGCAAAGAGGTAAAACCTGGTGACAGGGTATGGTGCAACATCGACCTTTCCACCGCAAGGGACTTTGCAGGCCCCAACTGCGTCCTGCAGTTTGACAAGGAAACGGAAGGAAAAGGCAAAGTATGGAACCCAGATAAAATAGCATTTACCTTCGATCTGGAAGCTCCATCCCGCTCTGAGCAGGTAGCAAACAATCAAAAGCTCATAAGAGAGTTCGCAAAACGCCAAGGCATCACAAAGGTATTCGACGTAAACTGGGGAATCGGGCAGCACGTGCTGCTGGAACATGGCCTTGTAAAACCTGGTTGGGTCATACTGGGCACGGACAGCCACATGAACTTGCTTGGAGCAGTTGGCGCCTTTGCCACCGGAGTAGGAAACACGGACATCGTGGCATCCTGGATTCTCGGAAAACTCTGGTACAGGGTTCCAGAGACCGTCAAGATAAAAGTGACAGGCAGCTTCAAAAAGGGCGTATGCATGCGAGATCTGCTGACAAAAATAGTGGGAACCCTTGGAGCTGGCGGACTTATATACAAGGCCGTAGAGTTCGTAGGGCCAACTATTGAGAAGTCCAACCTGGCAGAGAGAATAACTCTATGCTCCATGGTAACCGAAATGAGCGGGAAGATCGGCCTCATACAACCCAACGGCGAGGTCCTAGAGTGGCTCAAGGCAAGGGCGGGAGAGGAAGCCGTGGAGTTGGCCGAAGCCATAAAGGCCGACCCCGACGCGGTCTACTCGGAAGAGTACGAGTTCAACGTGGACGACCTCGAACCTATGGTATCCGCCCCAGATGCTCCCGATAACGTCAAAACCGTGAGGGAAGTGGCTGGCGAAAGGTTGGACCAGGTGCACATAGGCTCTTGCTCCAACGGCCGCTTTGAGGACATAAAAGCAGCCTTTGAGGTCCTAAAGGCAGCGAACTTCAAGATTGCTCCAGGCATGAGAGTCATAATAACTCCTGCAACCAGAGAGGTCATGAAACAGTGTGCCCAGGCAGGGTTCATAGAAAAATTCTTGGATGCTGGAGTAATCTTCACGAACCCCACTTGTGCACTCTGCACAGCGAAACATTACGGAACTCTGCCAAGCGGTGATATCGGCATGTCCACCACTAACAGAAACTTCATAGGCAAGGTTGGCAAGGGAAGCCATACGTATTTGGCAAGCCCGATGACCGCCATGGCATCGGCAGTTCGCGGCGTTATCACCGACCCGCGGGAAATTCTTGGGTAAGGGGTGGATTCTCATGACGGAGAACATCTTAAGAGGAAGAGCATGGGTTTTCGGGGACGATGTGGACACCGACCTCATATACCACAACAAGTACTTGGCTATAACCGACCCAAAGGAGATGGCCCAGTACTCCTTCGAATACTACCCAGGTAAGGAAAACTTCGCCAAGGAAGCCAAGCCCGGAGATTTCGTAGTAGCCGGGCAAAACTTCGGCTGCGGCTCATCCAGGGAACACGCCGTATATTGCCTCAAGGAGCTAGGTATCCCCGTAATACTCGCAGAATCTTACGCCAGAATCTATTACAGAAACGCAGTAAACAACGGATATCCTGTCCTTGTAGTTCCCAACATCACCAAAAAGGTGAAAGATGGCGATGAACTCGAGGTCAACCTGGACACCGGAGAGATCAAAAATCTGACCACTGGTGAAGTAATGCACGGCGACGCGGTGACGGATCTGGAAAAGGAAATAATGGCCTACGGTGGCCTGATTCCCTACCTCAAGGCCCAAGCCGCCAAAGAGCAAAAATAGGAGGTGAGCTCCATGGGTAAAACCTTCGCTGAAAAAGTTTTGGGGAAAGCAGCTGGACAAGATGTCAAGGCAGGCCAAGTCGTGACCGTCGAGCCTCACTTTTGCATGAGCCACGACAATGCCGCCCCTATCTCCAAGACTTTTAAGAAAATTGGCGTAGATAAGGTATGGAACCCAGATCATTTAGTTATAATCCTAGACCACGCTGTTCCAGCGCCCACGGACAAACATGCAGAGAACCACAAGATAATCAGAGAGTTCGTTAAAGAGCAGGGGATCAAACACTTCTATGATGTGAACAGCAAAGGCGGCGTATGTCACCAGATAATGTGCCAGGAAGGATTTGCCCTTCCTGGTCTGGTAATGGTGGGAAGCGATAGCCATACTTGCACCTATGGTGCCTACGGAGCCTTCTCCACGGGCATAGGAAGAAGCGAGATGGCAGCTACCTGGGCAACAGGCAAAATCTGGTTCCGTGTACCTGAGTCCATGAAGATAACAGTAAAGGGATCCTTCAAAAAGGGCGTTTCCGCCAAGGATCTGATACTTAAGATCATTGGAGATATAAAGGCAGATGGCGCAGATTATATGTCCGTCGAGTTTCACGGTCCAGCCATATCCCAGATGTCCTTGGCAGAAAGGATGACCTTGTGCAACATGGGCATAGAGATGGGCGCCAAAAACGCCGTTTGCCCCCCTGACGAGAAGGTGCTTGAAGCCATAAAGGACAACGCAAAGACCGATAAATGGGAAGCCATATGGGCTGACGAAGATGCCGTATACGCGAAAGAGCTGGAATACGACCTTCAAGACCTTGAGCCTGGTGTAGCAAAGCCCCACACCGTGGACAACTACGCCCCAGTGAGCGAGGTCGCAGGAACTCCTATACATCAGGCCTTCCTGGGAAGCTGCACCAACGCCAGGATAGAGGACCTAAGAGAAGCTGCCTCTATACTCAAGGGCAAGGAAGTGGCGGTTAGGACCATAGTGATCCCAGCATCTTGGAAAGTATACCGCCAGGCTATGGAGGAAGGCTTGCTGGATATATTCCTGGATGCAGGCTGCATAATAAATAACCCTGGCTGTGGACCGTGTATGGGGAACCACGAAGGAATACTAGCCCCAGGTGAAGTATGTATCTCAACGGCCAATAGGAACTTCAAAGGTCGCATGGGCAACAAGGAAAGCTTCATCTATCTGGCAAGCCCCATGACGGTTGCGGCTTCCGCCATAAAAGGCGCAATAGCCGACCCAAGGGAGGTGCTCTAGATATGAAAATAACAGGAAGGGTATGGAAATACGGGGACGACGTAAATACCGACGTCATTTTCCCTGGCAAGTACACGTACACTGTATCAGAGCGCTCTGAAATGGGCCAGTACGCGTTGGAGGACTTGGACCCTGAGTTCACTAAAAACGCCAAGCCCGGAGACATCATAGTGGCAGGGAAGAACTGGGGATGCGGCTCCTCCCGCGAGCAGGCGGTTACCTGTCTCAAAGTTAGGGGAATAGGAGCAATAATAGCTAAGGGATTTGCCCGAATCTACTATCGCAATGCCCTCAACGAGGGACTTCCCATAATAGTGGCACCTGAAGCAGTTGATGCCATAGAGCACCAAGATGAGATAACCATCGATTTCGACAAGGGGGAAATCATAACTCCCAAGGGCACTTTCTCCTTCCCTCCGTTCCCTGAGTTCGTAAGGGGACTAATAGAGGACGGTGGTCTGATACCTCACGTTAAGAAATCTCTAGGACTAGAATAAAAGAGGGAGGTTTTGCAAGATGGAAAGAAACGTTATGCAGGTTAAGGAGAAAAAGGATCGTTACACTGTAACCTATATACCGGGAGACGACTCGGGCTTCGACGTAATGGAAGCAGCCATGATAGTCATGCAGGCCTTGAATCCCCCTATCGATTGGGTTAGAGCCGATATGGGATGGTGCATGTGGGAAAAATCCTGCAAAGAGTATCCTGAGGGCGACCCAAGGAGAAACACCGTTCCTCCGGAGACCATCGAAAAGGTCAAAAATTCCGACGCTACCCTAATGGCAGCCATAACATCCAAGTCGGGAGTAAAAGGCTTTAAATCCGCCATACTTCAGCTAAGACAGATGTTCGACCTCTATATAAACTTCAGACCGGCAAAACTGTACCCCGGAGTAAGCACCCCCTTAAAAGGAGACCCCGATATAAACATAGCCCTGTTCCGCGAGAACACTGAAGACCTCTACTCTGCCGTAGAGTGGCGACCACTGCCGAAGGAGATGTTCGACCTGCATCCAGGCATGGAGAGGTTCAAGGACAAAAGTGAAGTTGCCGTATCTTGGAGGGTGTACTCCAAAGAAGGATGCGACAGAATAATAAGGGCCGCCTTCGAGTATGCCAAGGCAAATGGCCTCAAGAGCGTTGTAAACTGCAACAAGGCCAACGTCATAAGGGCCACCGACGGGATGATGAAAGAGCGCTTCCTAGAGATAGCAAAAGAATACCCAGAGATAGAAGCAAGGGAAGAGAACGCCGATGCCACAGCCATGTGGCTGATCAAGAACCCTCAGGACTACCAGGTAATAGTGACCTCCAACGTCTTCGGCGACATCCTCTCCGATGAAGCCTCCCAGCTCATTGGCGGACTGGGCTTCTCCCCGAGCGGCAACATAGGAGAAAATACGGCGATCTTCGAACCAAGCCATGGTTCTGTGCCTAAATACGCTCACCAATACAAGATCAACCCCTGCGGCATGCTCATAACCGCAGCGATGATGCTCAAGTACCTCTGTCTGGATGAGTACGCAGAGAAATTGGAAAAGGCCATAGGAGATACGCTGGTAGAAGGTAAATATCTAACTTACGATATCTGGAGGGACCGTGGAGACAAGGATTGGGAGACAAAGGCCGTCTCCACCCTTGATATGGCAAAGGCCATAGCCTCCAAGATCGACCCGGACTTCGACAAGAAGGCCGATGAAATTTGCGCCAAAGCAAAAGAAATGTGCGCATGGGAGCACCTGGTATAAGAACTTTCTCGAAGCAGAGCGAGGCCTCCGCTGGAGGCCTCGTCTTTTTTAGTCAAAACAACAACTGCATAACATATTGTTGTTTTTGTACTTCATGGAGGGGATGAAAATGAAAACCGCCCAAGCAGGCACACTGGAGTCCATGGACTGCCTGGTAACCGCAAGCGCTGCAGAAAGGGGAAAAGGCATTTTTATAACCATGGAGGGGGCCAACATCGCCAGGTTCAGGGACTCTATACTCAAGACGGCGAAGGCAACCCTTCAGGAATTGGGCATCAAAGACGTCGTCCTTTCAATTCAATTCAATGGTGCCAACGACGTCGTCTTGAAAGCTAGAGTTGAAGCGGCAGCAAGAACCCTCATGGGGGGTGAAGAATGATGGCCTTAAGGCGTACCATGCTCTACTTACCCGGGAACAACCCCAATATGCTCATGAGGGGGCACCTTTTCAAGCCCGACGGGGTAATCCTTGACCTGGAGGATTCCGTATCATTGGGTGAAAAAGAAGCTGCGAGGATCTTAGTACGAGAGACATTAAAAAATGTGGACTTTGGCGAATGCGAGGTAACGGTCAGGATAAACGGCCTTGATACCCCGTTCTGGAAAAGGGATCTTGAAGAGGTCATTCCCTGGGGTATAGACGGAATAAGGGTTCCAAAGGTAGAAACCCCTCAGGACGTAAAACTTCTTGACGAGGCCATATCGGAGATAGAAAACAAACACAACCTCCCCGAGGGGAAAGTACAGATAACCTGTTTGCTTGAAACGGCGTTGGGAATATGGAACGCTTATCATATAGCTACAGCATCCAAACGAGTAACGGCTATATGTCCCGGAGGCGAGGACCTGAGGGCAGATTTGAAGACAAGCCGTTCCGAAAATTCAGAGGAACTTGTAGGCCCAAGAAGAATGGTTGTATTAGCAGCTCACGCCGCTAAGGTAGATCCTTTGGATACCGTCTTTGCGGACATAACCGATGACGAGGGCCTCAGGAGGGAAACCCAGTGGGTCAAGCAAATTGGCTACCAGGGTAAAAGCGTCATCCATCCAAACCAAATTCCCATAATTCATGACGTCTTCACTCCAACAGAAAAGGAAATAGCCCAAGCTCAAAAAATCGTACAGGCGGCCAAGGAAGCCGCAGAGAAAGGGTTAGGCGCAGTCTCAGTCGACGGGAAAATGGTAGACAGGCCAGTGGTCAAACGCGCGGAATACGTGCTACAAAGAGCTGGTCTTCTCGAAGGAGGCGAATAGTCATGGCCGTCAATGCTGTGGGACGGGATATACCGAGCTCTATTCCTGGTTACAAAGACGACGTCGTGCTGTTCAGAGGGGCCACGAAGAGGTTACCAAAGGGAAACCGCTACGGCAAAAAAAACAGGACGACGTTCTTCACCAAGACTGACAAGACGCTCCCCAACATAAAGGCAGCAATCCGAGAGTCGGGACTTCAAAGCGGCATGACCATATCCTTCCACCACCACCTACGCAATGGGGATTACGTGGTCAACATGGTCCTTGACGCCTGTGCCGAAATGGGAATAAAGGACTTGGTCATATTCCCTACCGCGCTCTTCGGCGTCCATAAACACCTAACAAAGCACATACAAAAAGGTGTAATTCGACAAATTCAAGGCTCTGTAAATGGCCCCATAGGTCAGCTAGCATCTGAGGGAGGTATGGAACTTCCCGTCGTCCTTAGAAGCCACGGAGGTAGGCCCAGGGCTGTAATAAGTGGGGATGTCAAGATTGACGTGGCGTTCATAGCTGCCCCCACGGCCGATAAATACGGCAACCTTACAGGAGCCTATGGACAGTCGGCATGTGGCTCCCTTGGATATGCTCACACGGACGCAGACTACGCAGAGTGCGTAGTAGCGATAACGGACAATTTAGTAGAATACCCTGCCCCATACATTCAGATTCCCCAAACACAAGTGGATTACGTCGTGCAGGTGGATAAAATAGGGGATCCTGCAGGTATAGTTTCGGGAACGACCAGAGTAACCCGAGACCCCATGAGGCTTTTGATCGCACGCTATGCAGCCAAACTTACAGAATCAAGCCCTTACTTCAAGGAAGGCATATCCTTCCAGACTGGTGCTGGAGGCATTTCCCTCGCCGCTGCTGCGTACGTAAGAGATGCCATGAGAAAAAAGGGGATCAAGGGGAGCTTCGGTTTAGGAGGTATAACAAGCTTTTTCGTGGACATGCTAGAGGAGGGACTTTTCAGACAACTGATGGACGTTCAGTCCTTCGATCTGGCAGCCGTGGAATCCATATCGCGCAACGCCGCTCACGTTGAAATCTCTGCCGATTGGTACGCCAATCCCTGGAACGCAGGATGCATGGTTAACATGCTGGACACCGTGGTACTGGGAGCTACAGAAGTGGATAGGGACTTCAACGTCAACGTAAACACCGAGTCCGATGGGGCACTGCTTCACGGGATTGGAGGCCACCAAGACACCGCATCAGGAGCCAAACTGACCATAATCACTACTCCTCTATTGAGGGGAAGGATACCATCCGTTGTGGATTCAGTTTACACGGTTACCACACCTGGAGAAGTGGTGGATGCTGTGGTAACCGAGTTCGGCGTCGCCATAAACCCAAGGCGCCAAGACCTCATGGACGCCATCAAACCCAGCAAGGACTTACCATTAGTCACCATAGACGAGCTGGTAGAGAAGGCCAAAAAGCTCGCGGGAGATATGGCTCCAATAGAGCACACAGACCGAATAATAGGCGTAATAGAATATCGAGATGGCTCTGTTATAGACGTAGTCAGACAGATAAAGAAAAAATAGAACATTTATCCATAAACGGGTCCCCGAATTCTTGGGGCCCGTTTTTAATTCCCAGCCACAAATAATTTCCTCTAATGCCCTATCTGATATAAAATTTATCTATATTTTTATATTTTATGGATTCAAAGTTTCTTGGAGGTGTTTTGTCCTGCTGATAAAACCACACAAAAGTTTGAACTCCTTTCTGGAATGGATAAAGACCCTTGATGGCAAGGTTTGCACACTAAGGGAGTTCCCTCCACAGGAAGCCTCATGGGCCAGGTGGCCTGACTTGGACGAGAGACTGAAAAAAGCTCTAGAGAAAAGGGGGATCCAGAAGCTATACAGCCATCAAGCCGACGCTATAAGAATGATCATGGAGGGCAAAAACGTAGTCCTGGCAACTCCAACGGCTTCCGGCAAGAGCTTATGCTACAACGTTCCCGTACTGGATGCCATAATGAAAAATCCAGATTCAAGAGCTCTATTCATGTTTCCCACCAAGGCATTGAGCCAAGACCAAATGGCAGGACTTCATCAGCTCATAGAGCTGTCTGGGGTAGACGTAAAAACCTTTACATATGACGGTGATACCCCAGTCGCGGCAAGGCAAAAGCTGAGGGCAGCAGGACATATCGTAATAACCAACCCAGATATGCTCAATACAGGCATTCTCCCTCATCACACAAAGTGGATAAAGCTTTTCGAAAACCTAAGATACGTTGTAATAGACGAGCTCCACACTTACAAAGGAGTTTTCGGCTCTCATGTAGCAAACCTCATAAGAAGACTTAAAAGGATATGTTCCTTCTACGGCTCCAAACCTACTTTCATAGGCTCCTCAGCCACTATAAGCAATCCAAAGGAGCTCTCCGAACTCTTGCTGGAGGAACCAGTTCATGTGATAACTGAAAGTGGAGCGCCAAGGGGCCCCAGGAAATTTGTCATATACAACCCCCCAGTGGTTAACGAGCAGCTGGGAATCCGAAAATCCTCCTTAACGGAGACCGCTAAGATAGCGGCTGAAGCAGTAGCCAACAACATAAGCACCATTGTGTTCACCAGATCAAGGGTAAACGTGGAACTCTTAGTGACCTACCTGAGGCGGGCTCTAATTTCCAAGGGATTGGACGCTAGTAAGGTGGAAGGTTACCGGGGAGGCTACCTACCCAACGAAAGAAGAGCTATAGAACGAAAGCTCCGTGAGGGCGAAATAACGTGCGTGGTCTCCACCAACGCCCTGGAACTGGGAATAGACATAGGTAGCCTGGAATTAGCCATTCTTCACGGCTATCCAGGGAGCATCGCATCCATGTGGCAACAAATAGGAAGAGCCGGAAGAAGCATGGGACTTTCCGCAGCCATTATGGTAGCTTCCTCCTTTGCAATGGACCAATTCCTTGCTTCAAGACCCGAGTACTTGTTCGGAGCCTCTCCAGAAAGGGCACGCATAAACAGCGACAATCTCTACATACTTGCAAACCACGTCAAGTGCAGCGCCTTTGAGCTTCCCTTTCACCAAGGAGAAAAATTTGGAAACAAAGATATTTCAGAGATACTGGAATACCTTAGGCAAAAAGGAACGCTGCATAAATCGGGGGAAAAGTTCTTCTGGCAAGAGGACTCCTTCCCCGCTGAATCACTCTCATTGAGGAGCGCCACAAGCGAGAACTTTGTGATCATAGATATCACCGAGACCGCAAAACCCGTCGTGATAGGTGAGGTAGACCGTCCCAGCGCGCCTATGCTAATTCATCCCGAGGCCATATACTTTCATGGAGGCAAAACGTACCAAGTCATGAAGTTGGACTATGACGGCATGAGATGCTACGTGAAACAGGTGGAAGTAGATTATTACACCGACGCTGATATGGCCGTCAGATTCCAAACCATAGACACACTAGAACAACAAGGCCATTGGGGATTGGGAGAGATACTGATGGCAAGCAGACCTACCATATACAAAAAAATAAAACTCCACACCCATGAGAATTTGGGGTATGGTCACATTCACTTGCCAGAGGAGCAAATGCATACAACAGCTTGCTGGCTCAAAGTACCTACAGGCGTCGTGTGGGAGGGATGGGACGAGAACCGGCAGAGCTCGGCATTAACAGGACTTTCTAACCTCCTTCGCAGCACGGCACCCCTCTTTCTGATGTGTGCACGACATGACATTATAATCCACGGCCTCGTAAAGGATCCCTTCCTTGAAAGCCCGGCAGTATATATAGCCGACAACTACCCTGGTGGTATTGGATTGGCAGAGGGAGCCTTTGAACTAAAAAGCAAGCTACTAACCTCCGCGAGAGAGGCTCTTTCAAGCTGCAAATGCGAAAGGGGATGTCCTGCATGCATCGGCCCCCTGGGAGCCCAAATCAACGCAAAAAAGGACACGGCCTTTTTGCTGGATACCATTCTTGCCAATGACTAGCCCTACCGAGGTGAAAGAGACAGAAACATGGACCGCTTGAGCAGACTGGAAAGGCTACTGGGACCGCTGCCTTCAAGGCAAGAATCAAAGGAAACAAACAACGACATAAAAGGCCTTCCAGAGGGAGGAAAATGGGTACACGAAGGCGTGTACGTAATAAATAAGGCCTTTCCCCTACCTTATAAGCACGGATGCACTCTTCTGGATGACGTAGGTCATTCAGCCCTGGTTTTGGAGCCATGGGGTTCCAAGGGAACGCCAGTATTCTTGGACCTGGAGACTACAGGGCTCGCCGGAGGAAGTGGTACATACGCATTCTTGGCCGGCTTGGCCTACGTTTCAGATTCAACCTTGGTTGCAAAACAGATATTTCTAGCTACCCCCTCATCGGAGGAACTATGGCTCCAAGTTCTTTTCGAGAGCTTCCCGAAACGAGATGTCTCCCTAGTAACTTACAACGGCAAGTCCTTCGATTGGCCCATGATCCAGACTAGAACCATATTGAACCGAAAGAAAGTCCCTATTAGCCTGCTAGGGCACCTGGACCTGCTTCAGCTGGTCCGCTACCTCTGGAAAGAAAAGCTGGAAAACTGCAGATTATCGACGGTCGAATCAGAGCTTCTCGAAGTCCAAAGAACCGTAGCAGACGTGCCAGGATGGTTGGTGCCTAAATACTATGCCGATTTCCTCAAAACAGGAAACGCCCTCCCACTGCAGGGTGTTTT
The DNA window shown above is from Thermovirga lienii DSM 17291 and carries:
- a CDS encoding citrate lyase, alpha subunit (PFAM: Citrate lyase, alpha subunit (CitF)~TIGRFAM: citrate lyase, alpha subunit~COGs: COG3051 Citrate lyase alpha subunit~InterPro IPR006472~KEGG: tai:Taci_1371 citrate lyase, alpha subunit~PFAM: Citrate lyase alpha subunit~PRIAM: Citrate CoA-transferase~SPTR: Citrate lyase, alpha subunit;~TIGRFAM: citrate lyase, alpha subunit); translated protein: MAVNAVGRDIPSSIPGYKDDVVLFRGATKRLPKGNRYGKKNRTTFFTKTDKTLPNIKAAIRESGLQSGMTISFHHHLRNGDYVVNMVLDACAEMGIKDLVIFPTALFGVHKHLTKHIQKGVIRQIQGSVNGPIGQLASEGGMELPVVLRSHGGRPRAVISGDVKIDVAFIAAPTADKYGNLTGAYGQSACGSLGYAHTDADYAECVVAITDNLVEYPAPYIQIPQTQVDYVVQVDKIGDPAGIVSGTTRVTRDPMRLLIARYAAKLTESSPYFKEGISFQTGAGGISLAAAAYVRDAMRKKGIKGSFGLGGITSFFVDMLEEGLFRQLMDVQSFDLAAVESISRNAAHVEISADWYANPWNAGCMVNMLDTVVLGATEVDRDFNVNVNTESDGALLHGIGGHQDTASGAKLTIITTPLLRGRIPSVVDSVYTVTTPGEVVDAVVTEFGVAINPRRQDLMDAIKPSKDLPLVTIDELVEKAKKLAGDMAPIEHTDRIIGVIEYRDGSVIDVVRQIKKK
- a CDS encoding DEAD/DEAH box helicase domain protein (PFAM: Helicase conserved C-terminal domain; Domain of unknown function (DUF1998); DEAD/DEAH box helicase~COGs: COG1205 Distinct helicase family with a unique C-terminal domain including a metal-binding cysteine cluster~InterProIPR014021: IPR001650: IPR011545: IPR018973: IPR 014001~KEGG: gwc:GWCH70_1910 DEAD/DEAH box helicase domain protein~PFAM: DEAD/DEAH box helicase domain protein; helicase domain protein; Protein of unknown function DUF1998~SMART: DEAD-like helicase ; helicase domain protein~SPTR: ATP-dependent helicase, DEAD/DEAH box family;~manually curated), giving the protein MGPVFNSQPQIISSNALSDIKFIYIFIFYGFKVSWRCFVLLIKPHKSLNSFLEWIKTLDGKVCTLREFPPQEASWARWPDLDERLKKALEKRGIQKLYSHQADAIRMIMEGKNVVLATPTASGKSLCYNVPVLDAIMKNPDSRALFMFPTKALSQDQMAGLHQLIELSGVDVKTFTYDGDTPVAARQKLRAAGHIVITNPDMLNTGILPHHTKWIKLFENLRYVVIDELHTYKGVFGSHVANLIRRLKRICSFYGSKPTFIGSSATISNPKELSELLLEEPVHVITESGAPRGPRKFVIYNPPVVNEQLGIRKSSLTETAKIAAEAVANNISTIVFTRSRVNVELLVTYLRRALISKGLDASKVEGYRGGYLPNERRAIERKLREGEITCVVSTNALELGIDIGSLELAILHGYPGSIASMWQQIGRAGRSMGLSAAIMVASSFAMDQFLASRPEYLFGASPERARINSDNLYILANHVKCSAFELPFHQGEKFGNKDISEILEYLRQKGTLHKSGEKFFWQEDSFPAESLSLRSATSENFVIIDITETAKPVVIGEVDRPSAPMLIHPEAIYFHGGKTYQVMKLDYDGMRCYVKQVEVDYYTDADMAVRFQTIDTLEQQGHWGLGEILMASRPTIYKKIKLHTHENLGYGHIHLPEEQMHTTACWLKVPTGVVWEGWDENRQSSALTGLSNLLRSTAPLFLMCARHDIIIHGLVKDPFLESPAVYIADNYPGGIGLAEGAFELKSKLLTSAREALSSCKCERGCPACIGPLGAQINAKKDTAFLLDTILAND
- a CDS encoding hypothetical protein (COGs: COG3359 exonuclease~KEGG: bmq:BMQ_1429 hypothetical protein~SPTR: Putative exonuclease); translated protein: MDRLSRLERLLGPLPSRQESKETNNDIKGLPEGGKWVHEGVYVINKAFPLPYKHGCTLLDDVGHSALVLEPWGSKGTPVFLDLETTGLAGGSGTYAFLAGLAYVSDSTLVAKQIFLATPSSEELWLQVLFESFPKRDVSLVTYNGKSFDWPMIQTRTILNRKKVPISLLGHLDLLQLVRYLWKEKLENCRLSTVESELLEVQRTVADVPGWLVPKYYADFLKTGNALPLQGVFYHNLMDILSLIALKLKVSKIVSGSDTEDPEATLKAGDLWAARKRLQEAEKLWGFIADCNSHLSFEAKLRLAYWEKKRGNYDVAARLFEECTITLKGPTLINVLIELAKINEHHLKNIPRAIQFTRHALAVLDKARPFYDNWTWKKLRNPILHRLERLIRKSNIKRA